The following coding sequences lie in one Calypte anna isolate BGI_N300 chromosome 7, bCalAnn1_v1.p, whole genome shotgun sequence genomic window:
- the LOC103530433 gene encoding baculoviral IAP repeat-containing protein 5.1: protein MELLLKELGLASKLLSDFKDMYEYENRLKTFKNWPFKENCKCTPENMAKAGFVHCSNTDEPDVAKCFFCLIELEGWEPNDDPWEEHTKRHSCGFLTLTKKFDDLTMEEYYMLEMTRLRTFLWKTGRSIISSFEEEVTATRQRLVDNFVSKHQYTPQPPVPPRTDPAAQL from the exons atggagctgctgttgaaaGAACTTGGTTTGGCTTCCAAGCTCTTGAGTGATTTTAAGGATATGTATGAATATGAAAACCGtttaaaaaccttcaaaaaTTGGCCCTTTAAAGAGAACTGCAAGTGCACTCCGGAGAAC ATGGCAAAGGCAGGCTTTGTCCACTGCTCCAACACAGATGAACCAGATGTGGCAAAGTGTTTCTTTTGCCTGATAGAACTGGAGGGCTGGGAACCAAATGATGACCCATG GGAGGAACACACCAAACGTCACAGCTGTGGCTTTTTAACCCTTACTAAGAAATTTGATGACCTGACAATGGAGGAGTACTACATGCTGGAGATGACACGGCTGAGAACCTTCCTT TGGAAAACTGGCAGAAGCATAATAAGCTCCTTTGAAGAAGAAGTCACTGCAACTAGGCAGCGTCTGGTGGATAACTTTGTCTCCAAGCACCAGTACACACCACAGCCACCAGTGCCTCCCCGTACTGATCCAGCTGCCCAACTCTGA